One genomic window of Candidatus Hydrogenedentota bacterium includes the following:
- the gcvH gene encoding glycine cleavage system protein GcvH, whose protein sequence is MNPENLRYTEEHEWIAELNGQYVVGITDFAQSQLGDITYVELPEVGRVIEASEEAAVVESVKAASDIYAPVSGRISEVNDALESRPELVNKDPYGEGWFFKLNEVDIIEFDALMDISAYRTYVESCS, encoded by the coding sequence ATGAACCCAGAAAACCTCAGGTACACCGAAGAGCACGAATGGATTGCCGAACTGAACGGCCAGTATGTGGTCGGCATCACGGACTTTGCCCAGTCCCAGTTGGGCGACATCACCTATGTGGAACTCCCTGAGGTCGGGCGGGTTATCGAGGCCAGCGAAGAAGCCGCCGTGGTGGAATCCGTCAAGGCCGCGAGCGATATCTATGCGCCCGTGTCCGGTCGGATTTCCGAGGTAAACGACGCTCTGGAATCCCGCCCCGAGCTGGTCAACAAAGACCCCTACGGCGAAGGCTGGTTCTTCAAGCTCAACGAAGTCGATATCATCGAGTTCGACGCGCTGATGGATATCTCCGCCTACCGGACCTACGTGGAATCCTGCTCCTGA
- a CDS encoding sulfatase produces MTRNSRLTRACRMATVVAWILVSTVAHSAETAEAKRPLNVLFIAIDDLNDWPGFLGGNPQVKTPNLDRLAAQGTAFTRAYCASPLCNPSRTALMTGILPSRSGVYENNQDWRTSPMLQQAVTLPQHFMANGYTAMGSGKIYHGRYPHAASWDAFWPSQERNSPKDPEPPQIPWKAGAAAVTHFDWGPLDVADSDMGDGQVVEWVGKQLAAPQDKPFFLACGLFKPHLPWYVPQKYFDMYPLDEIELPRVKAGDLDDVPPLGRAAAKPNGDHKRVLETGKWKEAVQAYMASIAFTDACIGQLLDAVAASPHRDNTLIVLWSDHGWHLGEKEHWRKFTLWEEATRNLLVFAGAGITPGQRCDVPVGLIDIYPTLTELCGLPAREGIDGLSLVPQLRDPSATRERPALTTFGYNNHAVRTAKWRYIRYSDGTEELYDHDNDEMEWTNLAGDAQYAALKDELGRWMPKENVQPIARADVKEQGQE; encoded by the coding sequence ATGACCAGGAATTCGCGTTTGACTCGTGCATGCCGCATGGCGACCGTCGTCGCATGGATCCTCGTTTCTACGGTGGCACACAGCGCTGAGACCGCCGAAGCAAAACGTCCTTTGAATGTGCTGTTCATCGCCATTGATGATCTGAACGACTGGCCGGGCTTCCTTGGGGGCAACCCCCAGGTGAAGACGCCGAATCTGGATCGTCTTGCGGCCCAGGGCACGGCCTTTACGCGGGCCTACTGTGCCTCGCCCCTGTGCAATCCCTCGCGGACGGCGCTGATGACGGGTATTCTGCCTTCGCGATCCGGCGTCTATGAAAACAACCAGGATTGGCGCACGAGCCCCATGTTGCAGCAGGCGGTGACGCTGCCGCAGCACTTCATGGCCAACGGCTACACGGCCATGGGCAGCGGGAAGATCTACCACGGGCGTTATCCGCACGCCGCTTCATGGGACGCGTTTTGGCCGTCGCAGGAAAGGAATTCTCCGAAGGATCCGGAGCCTCCCCAGATACCCTGGAAGGCGGGCGCGGCGGCGGTGACCCACTTCGACTGGGGTCCGCTCGATGTGGCGGATTCGGACATGGGCGATGGGCAGGTGGTCGAGTGGGTTGGCAAACAGTTGGCGGCGCCGCAGGATAAACCCTTTTTCCTGGCGTGTGGCCTTTTCAAGCCCCATCTCCCGTGGTACGTCCCGCAGAAGTATTTCGATATGTATCCCCTTGATGAGATCGAGTTGCCCCGGGTGAAAGCGGGCGATCTGGATGACGTGCCCCCGCTGGGTCGTGCGGCGGCCAAGCCCAATGGCGATCACAAGCGCGTGCTGGAAACCGGCAAGTGGAAGGAGGCGGTGCAGGCCTACATGGCGAGCATTGCCTTTACGGATGCCTGCATAGGCCAATTACTCGATGCCGTGGCGGCGAGCCCGCACCGGGATAACACCCTTATCGTGCTTTGGTCTGATCATGGCTGGCACCTGGGTGAGAAGGAGCACTGGCGCAAGTTCACCCTGTGGGAAGAGGCCACGCGGAATCTTCTCGTCTTTGCGGGCGCCGGCATCACGCCGGGGCAGCGATGTGACGTGCCCGTGGGCCTTATCGATATCTACCCCACGCTGACGGAGCTCTGCGGCCTGCCCGCGCGGGAAGGTATCGACGGGCTCAGCCTCGTGCCCCAGTTGCGCGATCCGTCCGCAACACGGGAGCGGCCCGCGTTGACGACCTTCGGCTACAACAACCACGCGGTGCGCACGGCCAAATGGCGTTATATCCGCTACAGCGATGGCACGGAAGAGCTTTACGATCACGACAACGATGAAATGGAATGGACCAACCTTGCGGGTGACGCGCAGTACGCGGCGTTGAAGGACGAATTGGGCCGCTGGATGCCGAAGGAAAATGTCCAACCTATCGCGAGAGCGGACGTCAAGGAGCAGGGACAGGAGTGA
- a CDS encoding MinD/ParA family protein → MADQAQRLRTMMGNKANVARVIAITSGKGGVGKSNTSVNLAIALAAQGKRVILMDADLGLANVEVLLGLSSLHNLEHVIEGEKTMAEILVRGPGGISVVPGSSGLAKIADLTHAGRQNLLGGLQDLQAQSDFIILDTMAGIGRNAVAFSLAADEVILITTPEHPAIVDAYAMLKTLYANQPDTVVRLVVNMVPNPALAQAVYTKMSGVAQRYLGKNISFLGYLARDSHVSQAVMQSKPFMIAYPHAPVSQCMNQIASRLLQQQTPKEGQKDGFFRRFAQTFGLAGNG, encoded by the coding sequence GTGGCTGATCAAGCACAACGACTCAGAACCATGATGGGCAACAAGGCCAATGTGGCCCGGGTTATCGCCATCACCAGCGGCAAGGGCGGCGTGGGCAAATCCAATACCAGCGTCAACCTTGCCATTGCCCTGGCGGCCCAGGGCAAACGGGTGATCCTCATGGACGCCGATCTGGGCCTGGCCAATGTGGAGGTGCTCCTCGGGCTCAGTTCGCTCCATAATCTCGAGCATGTCATCGAGGGCGAGAAAACCATGGCCGAAATCCTCGTGCGCGGCCCCGGCGGCATTTCCGTCGTGCCCGGCTCCTCCGGACTCGCCAAGATCGCCGACCTCACCCACGCCGGCCGCCAGAACCTTCTGGGCGGTTTGCAGGATCTTCAGGCCCAGAGCGACTTCATCATTCTCGATACCATGGCCGGTATCGGTCGCAATGCCGTGGCCTTTTCCCTGGCCGCCGACGAAGTGATCCTCATCACCACGCCGGAGCACCCCGCCATTGTGGATGCCTATGCCATGCTCAAGACCCTCTATGCGAACCAGCCCGATACCGTGGTGCGCCTGGTGGTCAATATGGTACCCAACCCGGCCCTCGCGCAGGCGGTTTACACCAAGATGTCCGGCGTGGCCCAGCGCTACCTGGGGAAGAACATCTCCTTCCTCGGCTACCTCGCCCGGGATTCCCACGTGTCCCAGGCCGTTATGCAGAGCAAGCCCTTCATGATCGCTTACCCCCACGCGCCAGTCTCGCAGTGCATGAACCAGATCGCAAGCCGCTTGCTCCAGCAACAGACCCCGAAGGAAGGTCAGAAAGACGGATTCTTCCGCCGCTTCGCCCAGACCTTTGGCCTCGCGGGAAATGGCTGA
- a CDS encoding family 20 glycosylhydrolase yields the protein MSLFRRGMNAGLTGIMIAAAGCATAPGTAHLPPTSAHIAPAHDGWPLLPVPRTMEVGGSAAGLDPAGDLELDAFPPVLGGALADAIHAFPRAKGRTLQSRRHRIAIDPARVPGAQGYEIVIAAGRAGAELAVTAHDEAGLFYAAQTLRQLATLSRERGEIPLCRIADHPDFPNRGVMLDVARDKVPEMKTLYELVDLFASWKYNQLQLYTEHTFAYKGHHAVWEDASPMTPAQVRDLDRYCRERYVQLVPNQNSFGHMNRWLSRPEYADLAETPNGSDLCPVDPRSIALLRSMYTFMLPNFSSPYFNVGCDETWSLGKGRSKEAVEQRGVGRVYLEFLLRIRDVVQENGKSMQFWADIINNHPELIPELPKDLVAMEWGYEANHPYAEHTKRFHDNGVRFYVVPGTSSWNTLLGRTENALGNIRNAAENGIAHGGEGFLMTDWGDGGHWQFQPVSYVPFLYGAALSWCFTSNEDLDPAAMADRYAFFDAAGVMGKAACDLGNAYKQTGMEFGNNTVFYMLLQHRVEKPLNTDGFERLKAEDLDKTIAFIDNAIARIEGADMKGPDAGLIKAEFQMNAALAKFACRLGAARIRAGGVATSALPPEQRLQLAAELEPLIPEFRQLWLARNRSGGLKDSAGRFERLLALLK from the coding sequence ATGTCACTATTTCGACGGGGGATGAACGCAGGGCTTACAGGAATTATGATTGCCGCCGCCGGATGCGCAACGGCCCCCGGAACGGCCCACTTACCACCGACCTCGGCACACATCGCGCCGGCGCATGATGGCTGGCCGTTGTTGCCGGTCCCGCGCACGATGGAGGTGGGTGGATCCGCCGCGGGCCTCGACCCGGCCGGTGATCTGGAGTTGGACGCATTTCCCCCGGTGTTGGGCGGGGCGTTGGCGGACGCCATCCATGCCTTTCCCCGGGCGAAGGGAAGGACGCTTCAGTCGCGGCGACACAGGATAGCCATCGACCCCGCCCGTGTGCCCGGCGCCCAGGGCTATGAGATTGTCATCGCCGCTGGAAGGGCAGGGGCCGAGCTGGCGGTGACGGCCCATGACGAAGCCGGGTTGTTCTACGCCGCGCAGACGCTCCGGCAGTTGGCGACGCTATCGCGGGAGCGCGGTGAAATCCCGCTGTGCCGCATCGCCGACCATCCCGATTTTCCCAACCGTGGCGTGATGCTCGATGTGGCCCGGGACAAGGTCCCGGAAATGAAGACGTTGTATGAACTCGTCGACCTCTTCGCCTCGTGGAAGTACAACCAACTTCAGCTTTACACCGAACATACATTTGCGTACAAGGGCCACCACGCGGTGTGGGAAGACGCTTCGCCGATGACACCGGCGCAAGTTCGCGATCTGGACCGCTACTGCCGCGAACGCTATGTCCAGCTCGTGCCCAACCAGAACTCCTTCGGCCACATGAACCGATGGCTTTCCCGCCCGGAGTACGCGGACCTGGCCGAGACCCCGAACGGCTCGGATCTTTGTCCCGTGGATCCCCGGTCGATCGCTTTGTTGCGTTCCATGTACACGTTCATGCTGCCCAACTTTTCCAGCCCGTATTTTAACGTGGGCTGCGACGAGACGTGGAGCCTCGGCAAGGGCCGCAGCAAAGAGGCCGTCGAGCAGCGTGGCGTCGGTCGGGTGTATCTCGAATTTCTGTTGCGCATCCGCGACGTCGTGCAGGAGAACGGCAAGTCCATGCAATTCTGGGCCGATATCATCAATAATCACCCCGAGTTGATCCCTGAACTGCCCAAAGACCTGGTCGCCATGGAATGGGGCTACGAGGCCAATCACCCCTATGCCGAGCATACAAAGCGTTTTCACGACAACGGCGTCCGCTTCTACGTGGTTCCCGGCACGTCCTCCTGGAACACGCTCCTGGGCCGCACGGAGAACGCACTCGGCAATATCCGTAATGCCGCGGAAAATGGGATCGCCCATGGCGGCGAAGGTTTCCTGATGACCGACTGGGGTGATGGCGGTCACTGGCAGTTCCAGCCGGTGTCCTATGTCCCCTTTCTGTACGGCGCGGCGCTAAGCTGGTGCTTCACATCGAACGAGGACCTCGATCCTGCCGCGATGGCCGATCGCTATGCGTTCTTCGATGCGGCCGGCGTGATGGGGAAGGCGGCCTGTGATCTCGGAAACGCATACAAGCAGACCGGCATGGAGTTTGGCAACAACACCGTGTTTTACATGTTGCTCCAGCACCGCGTGGAGAAGCCGCTGAATACGGATGGCTTTGAGCGACTCAAGGCCGAGGATCTCGACAAGACCATCGCCTTTATCGACAATGCGATAGCCCGTATCGAGGGCGCGGATATGAAAGGTCCCGATGCCGGGCTGATCAAGGCCGAATTCCAAATGAACGCGGCCCTGGCGAAATTCGCCTGCCGCCTGGGCGCTGCGCGTATCCGTGCGGGCGGTGTAGCCACCTCCGCGCTGCCGCCCGAACAGCGTCTCCAACTCGCCGCCGAACTGGAGCCGCTTATTCCCGAGTTCCGCCAGTTGTGGCTTGCCCGCAACCGCTCGGGCGGACTCAAAGATAGCGCCGGTCGCTTCGAGAGACTACTGGCGCTTCTGAAATGA
- a CDS encoding beta-galactosidase → MGAISPVPTAFRRCAVALFLTFFAAPTHAQITSGVGEAGGAPVLMINGAAHPGASYMTYVGVGDPAKPSAQLTRYVNGFGGAGCDFFTFVIDLGGLYGYTPTVWPEPDRFDFTYLDASARAVLAAGGPEAKLMIQLYMDTPAWWSAQHPEELLRLSNGETTFGEKLFALPRPGELPSIASDVWRADMKRVIEVLIDHVAQSDYGARVIGYQVTGQKTQEWYHWSMNTPELGDYSAPMVKAWRGWLRARYGTDEALHAAWHQPDATLDTAAIPTKEERYGAADATFRDPVKEAHVIDFHRFWSDIMADTIAYFAGVVKEKTGHTKVVGGFYAYSFEFAELAEDAGHLALGRLMECPDLDFIMAPASYHRRNLKGGQSCFRAPLLSLRQHGKLFWNDFDPASFKILDKDKAALAPWIDVLAVTDTAEEFTWMMGRELGNALANGVNMAWFDLHGGYYDDPTILAHVAKQRKIREAALGRDRRSTAQILVVFDEDSMHYLKFRDPLVRKVLIEQLAELPFVAPYDSMLLSDLGRVDPAQYKLVIMANTFKLDRPQRDVLSQTILRDGRTVLWLYAPGYFAEPGTPGSAAAMEALTGIPIVSVTADQVVAAPLLASGASVEIPPMQGQQFAAQAADGTVAVVGNAGREGWRSVYSSRVPLPATYLREIASAAGVHLYSDNPKDQVYASGAWLTLAASGDAGPRTIRLRTPATVRDAYTGAEIATGASEFTADFKPWEVRLFELE, encoded by the coding sequence ATGGGCGCCATCTCGCCAGTCCCAACAGCATTCCGCAGGTGCGCCGTCGCGCTTTTTCTGACCTTCTTCGCCGCGCCGACCCACGCCCAGATCACCTCGGGCGTGGGCGAGGCGGGCGGCGCTCCGGTGCTGATGATCAACGGCGCGGCCCATCCCGGCGCTTCGTACATGACCTATGTGGGCGTGGGCGATCCGGCGAAACCGAGCGCGCAGTTGACGCGCTATGTGAACGGCTTCGGCGGCGCGGGCTGTGATTTCTTCACCTTCGTGATCGACCTTGGCGGACTCTATGGCTATACCCCCACGGTGTGGCCGGAGCCGGATCGCTTCGATTTCACCTACTTGGATGCGTCCGCGCGGGCGGTGTTGGCGGCGGGCGGGCCGGAGGCGAAGTTGATGATCCAGTTGTACATGGACACGCCGGCGTGGTGGTCCGCGCAACACCCGGAGGAGCTGCTGCGCCTGAGCAATGGCGAGACGACCTTCGGCGAGAAGCTCTTCGCCCTGCCGCGCCCGGGGGAGCTGCCCTCCATCGCGTCGGACGTGTGGCGTGCCGACATGAAGCGGGTCATCGAGGTGCTCATCGATCACGTGGCGCAGTCCGACTATGGCGCGCGGGTCATCGGCTATCAAGTGACGGGGCAGAAGACGCAGGAGTGGTATCACTGGAGCATGAACACGCCCGAGCTGGGGGATTACTCCGCGCCGATGGTGAAGGCGTGGCGCGGGTGGCTCCGGGCCCGCTATGGCACGGACGAGGCCCTGCACGCCGCGTGGCACCAACCCGATGCGACGCTGGACACGGCGGCCATCCCCACGAAGGAGGAGCGCTACGGCGCGGCGGACGCGACGTTCCGCGATCCGGTGAAGGAGGCCCATGTCATCGATTTCCACCGATTCTGGTCGGACATCATGGCGGACACCATCGCGTACTTTGCGGGGGTGGTGAAAGAGAAGACGGGTCACACAAAAGTGGTCGGGGGCTTCTACGCCTATTCCTTCGAATTTGCCGAGCTCGCGGAAGACGCGGGGCACCTGGCCCTGGGCAGGCTGATGGAATGCCCGGACCTCGATTTCATCATGGCGCCCGCGAGCTACCACCGGCGCAACCTGAAAGGTGGCCAGAGCTGCTTCCGCGCGCCGCTGCTCTCGCTGCGCCAGCACGGGAAACTCTTCTGGAACGACTTTGACCCGGCGAGCTTCAAGATCCTCGACAAGGACAAGGCCGCGCTGGCCCCGTGGATCGATGTGCTCGCGGTGACGGACACAGCGGAGGAGTTCACATGGATGATGGGCCGGGAGCTGGGCAATGCCCTGGCCAACGGCGTGAACATGGCCTGGTTCGACCTTCACGGCGGCTACTACGACGACCCGACGATCCTGGCGCACGTGGCCAAGCAGCGGAAGATCCGCGAGGCGGCCCTCGGGCGGGATCGGCGATCCACCGCGCAGATCCTCGTGGTCTTCGATGAAGACTCCATGCACTACCTGAAGTTTCGCGATCCACTCGTGCGCAAGGTGCTCATCGAGCAGCTCGCCGAACTGCCCTTCGTCGCGCCTTATGATTCCATGCTCCTTTCCGATCTCGGGCGCGTGGACCCGGCGCAATACAAGCTCGTGATCATGGCCAATACCTTCAAGCTCGACCGCCCCCAGCGCGATGTGCTGTCCCAGACGATTCTTCGCGATGGGCGAACAGTGCTGTGGCTCTATGCGCCGGGTTATTTCGCCGAGCCGGGCACACCGGGAAGCGCAGCGGCGATGGAGGCCCTCACGGGCATCCCGATAGTATCCGTCACCGCCGATCAGGTCGTCGCGGCGCCCCTTCTGGCCAGCGGCGCCTCGGTGGAGATTCCGCCCATGCAGGGCCAGCAATTCGCGGCGCAGGCAGCCGACGGTACCGTGGCCGTGGTGGGTAACGCGGGCCGGGAAGGCTGGCGCTCGGTCTATTCGAGTCGCGTCCCTCTGCCCGCGACCTACCTGCGCGAAATCGCCTCGGCGGCCGGAGTACACCTCTACAGCGACAACCCGAAGGATCAGGTCTACGCCAGCGGCGCGTGGCTGACCCTGGCTGCAAGCGGGGATGCCGGGCCGAGAACCATTCGCCTCCGCACACCGGCCACGGTGCGCGATGCCTATACTGGCGCGGAGATCGCGACGGGCGCCAGCGAGTTCACGGCGGACTTCAAGCCCTGGGAAGTGCGGTTGTTTGAGCTGGAGTAG
- the gcvT gene encoding glycine cleavage system aminomethyltransferase GcvT, translated as MQQTPLHDSYAQYGAKVVDFHGWALPVQFAGIIEEHLHTRSKAGLFDCSHMGEFVLKGAEAIAAFDRFVFSDMINLRLGLCRYSAILNEQGGVIDDCVGLKLADDELYLVTNAGPLDEVHALIGSIPGVENVSDATAKIDIQGPLARDIMLASGFEAVGPLKYWNGARMTWEGQEIVVTRAGYTGEVGYEIFVPNALAVPLWERLAAHPDVACCGLGARDTLRTEVGYPLNGEDLAPDKSPLESGMDRMVKWDKDFVGKAALEAQRDKGDHTVLTAIKSMDRRAPRHGFEIKHNGEVVGKVTSGTFGPSVGVGVGLADLPKSLSEPGIALTAGPRDLPIETAPLPIYAAGTCRKVF; from the coding sequence ATGCAACAGACGCCCCTGCACGACAGCTACGCCCAGTATGGCGCGAAGGTCGTGGATTTCCACGGCTGGGCGCTCCCGGTCCAATTTGCGGGCATCATCGAAGAACACCTCCACACCCGCTCGAAAGCCGGGCTTTTCGACTGTTCCCACATGGGCGAATTCGTCTTGAAGGGGGCTGAGGCGATCGCCGCCTTCGACCGCTTTGTGTTCAGCGATATGATCAACCTCCGCCTCGGTCTCTGCCGCTACAGCGCGATTTTGAACGAACAAGGCGGTGTAATCGACGACTGCGTGGGCCTGAAACTGGCCGATGACGAACTTTACCTCGTGACCAATGCCGGCCCCCTCGATGAGGTCCACGCCCTTATCGGTTCCATTCCGGGCGTGGAAAACGTGAGCGACGCTACGGCGAAAATCGACATTCAGGGCCCCCTGGCGCGGGATATCATGCTCGCGAGCGGCTTTGAGGCCGTCGGCCCCCTGAAATACTGGAACGGCGCCCGCATGACCTGGGAAGGCCAGGAGATCGTGGTCACCCGTGCGGGCTACACCGGCGAAGTGGGCTATGAGATCTTCGTACCCAATGCCCTGGCCGTGCCGCTCTGGGAGCGCCTGGCCGCCCACCCCGACGTGGCCTGCTGCGGCCTGGGCGCGCGCGACACCCTGCGCACCGAGGTGGGCTACCCCCTCAATGGCGAAGATCTGGCTCCGGACAAGTCCCCCCTGGAGTCCGGCATGGACCGTATGGTCAAGTGGGACAAAGACTTCGTGGGCAAGGCCGCCCTGGAAGCCCAGCGGGACAAGGGCGATCACACGGTGCTGACCGCCATCAAATCAATGGACCGCCGCGCCCCGCGTCATGGCTTCGAGATCAAGCACAACGGCGAAGTCGTCGGCAAGGTCACCAGCGGCACCTTCGGCCCCAGTGTGGGTGTCGGCGTGGGCCTCGCGGATCTCCCGAAGTCCCTGTCGGAGCCCGGAATCGCCCTGACGGCGGGCCCGCGCGACCTGCCCATTGAGACGGCCCCCCTGCCGATTTACGCCGCGGGAACGTGCCGGAAAGTATTTTAA
- a CDS encoding esterase family protein, with amino-acid sequence MQMTRAIITLSLSLTATMALAAPPRPEPPVRAPSIPATELPDGAVPPSDANGNFIIGPTHAPAPEMIVQEGIPEGTIHELTMRSEDSEIYPGIAREKDTFGTPDPENKAKLIVTTSHPAPYVRKVAVYVPAGYTPGTEAPFIVGADGPDTMLFTALDNLIAQKRVPAMVAISIGNGSGDAQGSQRGLEYDTMSGLYAEFVETEVLPLVERECNVKLTKDPEGRATMGCSSGGSCAMIMAWYRPDLYRRVLTFSGTYVNQQWPWNPETPMGAWGFHQTLIPQSEKKPLRIWMHVGDKDLLNPNVQRDDMHDWVEANNRMAQALAAKGYDYQYVFAKNAKHCEGIVKQQLLPTALEYVWKGYGD; translated from the coding sequence ATGCAAATGACACGCGCCATCATCACGCTTTCGTTGAGCCTGACCGCCACCATGGCCCTCGCCGCGCCGCCGCGACCCGAGCCGCCCGTGCGCGCGCCTTCCATCCCCGCAACGGAATTGCCCGACGGCGCGGTGCCGCCCTCCGACGCGAACGGCAACTTCATCATCGGACCGACCCATGCTCCAGCGCCGGAAATGATCGTGCAGGAGGGCATCCCGGAAGGCACGATTCACGAACTCACCATGCGCTCGGAGGACAGCGAGATCTACCCCGGCATCGCGCGGGAGAAGGACACCTTCGGCACGCCCGATCCCGAGAACAAGGCGAAGCTCATTGTCACCACAAGCCACCCGGCGCCTTATGTGCGCAAGGTCGCCGTCTATGTTCCCGCAGGCTATACCCCCGGGACCGAAGCTCCCTTCATCGTGGGCGCCGACGGCCCCGACACGATGCTCTTCACCGCCCTGGACAACCTCATCGCCCAGAAGCGCGTGCCCGCGATGGTCGCCATCTCCATCGGCAACGGCAGCGGCGACGCCCAGGGCAGCCAGCGCGGATTGGAGTACGACACCATGTCGGGCCTCTACGCCGAGTTCGTGGAAACCGAAGTGCTTCCCCTCGTCGAGCGCGAATGCAACGTGAAGCTCACCAAAGACCCCGAAGGCCGCGCCACCATGGGCTGCAGCTCCGGCGGCTCCTGCGCCATGATCATGGCCTGGTACCGTCCCGACCTCTACCGCCGCGTCCTCACCTTCTCCGGCACCTACGTGAACCAGCAATGGCCCTGGAACCCCGAAACGCCCATGGGCGCCTGGGGCTTCCACCAGACCCTCATCCCCCAGAGCGAAAAGAAGCCCCTCCGCATCTGGATGCACGTCGGCGACAAGGACCTCCTCAACCCCAACGTCCAGCGCGACGACATGCACGACTGGGTCGAAGCCAACAACCGCATGGCCCAGGCACTGGCCGCAAAGGGCTACGACTACCAGTACGTCTTCGCGAAGAACGCGAAGCACTGCGAGGGGATCGTGAAGCAGCAATTGCTGCCTACCGCGCTGGAGTATGTGTGGAAGGGGTATGGAGACTGA
- a CDS encoding class I SAM-dependent methyltransferase has protein sequence MSDKPFRPAFDEEHAAAYDERFARLAPFKDALHLAMRGLLAELPVNARILSVGAGTGAELLYLANAFPGWTFTLVEPAPAMLNRCREKAAVAGINARCTFHEGYLDALPHAEPFDAATSILVSQFVLIRQKRVNYFQDIAARLKPEGHLVTADLAGEPGTTNFEAWIALQKYNGSSDEQADQYRTALKEHVAVAPPKEVADIITEGGFDTPTLVCQTLLIHMWHSRKGLGT, from the coding sequence ATGTCCGACAAACCATTCAGACCCGCCTTCGACGAAGAGCACGCCGCGGCCTACGACGAGCGCTTCGCCCGACTTGCCCCCTTTAAAGACGCCCTTCATCTTGCCATGCGCGGCCTGCTCGCCGAGCTCCCGGTGAACGCCCGCATCCTCTCCGTTGGCGCGGGCACCGGGGCGGAGTTGCTCTACCTCGCCAACGCCTTCCCCGGCTGGACCTTCACCCTCGTCGAGCCCGCCCCCGCCATGCTCAACCGCTGCCGCGAAAAGGCCGCCGTGGCCGGGATCAACGCCCGCTGCACCTTTCACGAGGGCTACCTCGACGCCCTCCCCCACGCCGAACCCTTCGACGCCGCCACCTCCATCCTCGTGTCCCAGTTTGTGCTCATCCGCCAGAAGCGCGTCAACTACTTTCAGGACATCGCCGCACGCCTCAAGCCCGAAGGACACCTCGTCACCGCCGACCTCGCCGGCGAACCCGGAACAACGAACTTCGAGGCCTGGATCGCACTCCAGAAATACAACGGTTCCAGTGACGAACAAGCCGATCAATACCGAACGGCCCTGAAAGAGCACGTCGCCGTCGCCCCACCGAAAGAAGTGGCCGACATCATCACCGAAGGCGGCTTCGACACGCCGACGCTGGTATGTCAGACGCTGTTGATACATATGTGGCATTCGCGCAAAGGCCTTGGAACTTGA
- a CDS encoding alpha/beta hydrolase — translation MKYTCSILLAALILAAASVPSEEVPYTQTLNVVYAEPDGVGLLLDVFTPQPGAGPAKRLGIICVTSGAWKSDRGMMDAHKKFGFFDVLCAHGYTVFAVRPGSLSLFTADQMLAHVKTGIRYVKAHAAEYGIDAGRLGMVGASAGGHLSLLAATCSEPGDPAAVDPLLRLGTEVAAVGVFCPPTDFLDWNGKKYGLDLMQGQLVFRDGLTGKSDEQIEASAKAISPLHQIKPGLPPFLLIHGDADSLVPTQQSIKFVEAVQAQGGAAELIIKPGGDHSWPTVREEIEKMACWLDRQFGLSSVTVESPEE, via the coding sequence GTGAAGTATACCTGTTCAATCCTCTTGGCGGCTTTGATTCTCGCAGCGGCTTCCGTGCCGAGCGAAGAAGTGCCGTACACCCAGACCCTGAACGTGGTCTACGCGGAACCCGATGGTGTGGGGCTTCTGCTTGATGTCTTCACGCCCCAGCCCGGCGCCGGCCCGGCAAAGCGTCTCGGTATCATCTGTGTCACCAGTGGCGCCTGGAAATCGGATCGGGGGATGATGGATGCCCACAAGAAGTTTGGCTTCTTTGATGTCCTCTGTGCCCACGGTTACACGGTCTTCGCCGTGCGCCCCGGCTCCCTGTCCCTCTTTACTGCGGATCAGATGCTGGCCCACGTGAAGACCGGCATCCGCTACGTGAAGGCCCACGCCGCAGAGTATGGTATCGACGCTGGACGCCTGGGCATGGTTGGCGCCTCGGCGGGGGGACATCTTTCGCTCCTCGCGGCCACTTGTTCCGAACCGGGCGATCCCGCCGCGGTGGATCCCTTGCTGCGCCTCGGCACGGAGGTGGCCGCTGTGGGCGTTTTCTGTCCGCCAACCGACTTCCTCGACTGGAACGGCAAGAAATACGGGCTCGATCTGATGCAGGGGCAACTCGTATTCCGCGATGGTCTGACGGGTAAATCGGACGAGCAAATCGAGGCGTCGGCCAAAGCGATCTCGCCGCTGCACCAGATCAAACCCGGCCTGCCGCCTTTTCTGCTTATCCACGGCGACGCCGATTCCCTTGTGCCCACGCAACAATCCATCAAGTTCGTCGAGGCGGTACAGGCCCAGGGAGGCGCAGCCGAACTCATCATCAAGCCCGGCGGCGACCACTCCTGGCCCACCGTGCGGGAAGAAATCGAGAAGATGGCCTGTTGGCTGGATCGGCAATTCGGACTTTCATCCGTGACGGTCGAATCACCGGAGGAATAG